The proteins below are encoded in one region of Bombus terrestris chromosome 7, iyBomTerr1.2, whole genome shotgun sequence:
- the LOC100650766 gene encoding myosin-7B isoform X4 codes for MFVLFKRHYDKYVALAAKYEEAKGIAYYLEERYHEVKAERDKLEETRRSLEKRLEGCEAELRGKEDELFLQLERSLRLEEEVERAKTERDSCIAAKDRLERQREVALRRLQMQLAQNEITRQTLERARQDVVKQATVIRAERDALERENEVLKEKLRIEQGELGEERRRREEGVAALTRETITLRHAARHLRAATLHATSCRRRRRCSVCLYARRTFAEIDDYRDDGNLFKCLQAPLQDLRTWLRPSTTSTTSMSRGQRTSSPLADREISFIDDSSVDSSPGGSNASSSSTTSSNSASDDEAYPSTPVAEISLSSANSSAPATARAFSSDSGFSSEIGDRRSRCYENGGSSTSSSSGKSRKISESLSCSEPDEQSTTGFSRSRWTSSFRKLLGRKPKTKPTPDRSS; via the exons GCTGAAAGGGACAAGTTAGAGGAGACTCGACGGTCGTTGGAGAAGCGACTGGAGGGTTGCGAAGCAGAACTCCGAGGCAAGGAGGACGAGCTGTTTTTGCAACTGGAACGAAGCCTTCGTCTGGAGGAAGAGGTGGAGAGAGCTAAAACCGAACGCGACAGTTGCATAGCTGCCAAGGATCGGCTGGAGAGGCAACGGGAAGTAGCTTTGCGCCGTCTACAGATGCAACTGGCGCAAAACGAGATTACTAGGCAAACTCTTGAACGAGCTCGTCAGGACGTTGTCAAGCAGGCTACTGTTATTCGTGCTGAACGTGATGCTCTTGAAAGAGAG AATGAAGTTTTAAAAGAGAAGCTGCGTATAGAACAGGGAGAATTGGGAGAGGAAAGGCGAAGACGAGAGGAAGGTGTCGCAGCGCTGACTCGAGAAACGATTACGTTGAGACACGCCGCGAGACATCTTCGTGCAGCGACTCTACACGCTACGTCTTGCCGCCGTCGACGACGGTGTTCCGTTTGTTTATACGCGAGGCGCACTTTTGCCGAGATCGATGATTATCGCGACGA tGGAAATCTTTTCAAGTGCCTTCAAGCGCCGCTGCAGGATCTACGTACCTGGTTGCGACCTAGCACAACGTCCACGACATCGATGTCGCGTGGACAGAGGACCAGTTCACCGTTGGCCGATCGAGAAATAAGTTTCATCGACGATTCCAGCGTCGACAGTAGCCCCGGTGGAAGCAATGCTAGCAGCAGCAGTACCACAAGTAGTAACAGCGCGTCCGACGATGAAGCATATCCGAGTACTCCTGTTGCTGAAATATCGCTTTCATCGGCTAACTCGAGCGCTCCAGCTACGGCTAGAGCCTTTTCATCCGATTCAGG GTTTTCTTCGGAAATCGGAGATCGAAGATCACGATGTTATGAAAATGGGGGTAGTAGCACCAGCAGTAGCAGTGGCAAAAGCAGGAAAATTAGCGAGTCGCTTAGTTGCAGCGAACCGGACGAACAGAGCACGACAGGATTTAGTCGATCGAGGTGGACCTCCTCGTTTCGAAAGTTACTTGGACGAAAACCAAAGACCAAGCCCACGCCTGACCGCTCCTCGTGA
- the LOC100650766 gene encoding myosin-7B isoform X3 — MTERFVLFKRHYDKYVALAAKYEEAKGIAYYLEERYHEVKAERDKLEETRRSLEKRLEGCEAELRGKEDELFLQLERSLRLEEEVERAKTERDSCIAAKDRLERQREVALRRLQMQLAQNEITRQTLERARQDVVKQATVIRAERDALERENEVLKEKLRIEQGELGEERRRREEGVAALTRETITLRHAARHLRAATLHATSCRRRRRCSVCLYARRTFAEIDDYRDDGNLFKCLQAPLQDLRTWLRPSTTSTTSMSRGQRTSSPLADREISFIDDSSVDSSPGGSNASSSSTTSSNSASDDEAYPSTPVAEISLSSANSSAPATARAFSSDSGFSSEIGDRRSRCYENGGSSTSSSSGKSRKISESLSCSEPDEQSTTGFSRSRWTSSFRKLLGRKPKTKPTPDRSS; from the exons GCTGAAAGGGACAAGTTAGAGGAGACTCGACGGTCGTTGGAGAAGCGACTGGAGGGTTGCGAAGCAGAACTCCGAGGCAAGGAGGACGAGCTGTTTTTGCAACTGGAACGAAGCCTTCGTCTGGAGGAAGAGGTGGAGAGAGCTAAAACCGAACGCGACAGTTGCATAGCTGCCAAGGATCGGCTGGAGAGGCAACGGGAAGTAGCTTTGCGCCGTCTACAGATGCAACTGGCGCAAAACGAGATTACTAGGCAAACTCTTGAACGAGCTCGTCAGGACGTTGTCAAGCAGGCTACTGTTATTCGTGCTGAACGTGATGCTCTTGAAAGAGAG AATGAAGTTTTAAAAGAGAAGCTGCGTATAGAACAGGGAGAATTGGGAGAGGAAAGGCGAAGACGAGAGGAAGGTGTCGCAGCGCTGACTCGAGAAACGATTACGTTGAGACACGCCGCGAGACATCTTCGTGCAGCGACTCTACACGCTACGTCTTGCCGCCGTCGACGACGGTGTTCCGTTTGTTTATACGCGAGGCGCACTTTTGCCGAGATCGATGATTATCGCGACGA tGGAAATCTTTTCAAGTGCCTTCAAGCGCCGCTGCAGGATCTACGTACCTGGTTGCGACCTAGCACAACGTCCACGACATCGATGTCGCGTGGACAGAGGACCAGTTCACCGTTGGCCGATCGAGAAATAAGTTTCATCGACGATTCCAGCGTCGACAGTAGCCCCGGTGGAAGCAATGCTAGCAGCAGCAGTACCACAAGTAGTAACAGCGCGTCCGACGATGAAGCATATCCGAGTACTCCTGTTGCTGAAATATCGCTTTCATCGGCTAACTCGAGCGCTCCAGCTACGGCTAGAGCCTTTTCATCCGATTCAGG GTTTTCTTCGGAAATCGGAGATCGAAGATCACGATGTTATGAAAATGGGGGTAGTAGCACCAGCAGTAGCAGTGGCAAAAGCAGGAAAATTAGCGAGTCGCTTAGTTGCAGCGAACCGGACGAACAGAGCACGACAGGATTTAGTCGATCGAGGTGGACCTCCTCGTTTCGAAAGTTACTTGGACGAAAACCAAAGACCAAGCCCACGCCTGACCGCTCCTCGTGA